The Brasilonema sennae CENA114 genome includes a region encoding these proteins:
- a CDS encoding efflux RND transporter permease subunit: MQQVNQTSGFSISAISIRQHIGTLMLTVAVIVVGIFFLTTIQVDLLPSITYPRIGVRLEAPGISPEVAVDEITRPLEEALSATENVVQVFSRTREGQVSLDLFFQPGGDIEQALNDATAAFNRGRGQLPDTIEEPRIFKFDPSQQPIYELALTSSSLQGKDLRVFADEELSRELSVVQGVASVDISGAAEEEVRVLVDLNRLQALGVGLTDVLNQLTARNQDISGGRILGKNSEPLTRTVGRFKNADEISNLSFQVSSSSSSPSSTSSTSSTSSPSSPPRRVYLRDFAEVSDGTEEQRIFVYLNRQPAVKVSIQKQPDANTINVVDGVKKRIEQLRGSGLIAQDMVLTPTTDESRFIRNSLNDVITSAVSGALLAAVAVLLFLGSIRQTFIISLAIPLCTLASIALMKLFGLTLNVFSLAGLTLGIGQAIDTSVVILENVAEKTAMTPNQKEMEKLADKEMGKKPNSKFFIDTTIAASQEVESALIAATAANLVSVVPFLLIGGFISLLFNEMILTIGFAVAASLVVAVTVVPMLCSRLLAIPWSSRIREFWLLRQFNHRFEDATILYGKLLKNVIRYRIIAVTIVFLILGGGTLFMAGQISQEILPRINTGQANLRVQFPPGTPLATSQKVMQAVDDILMKQPETDYVFSTVGGFLFGSNTTENPLRASSTINLKPDKDVEKFVQKVTREFNKLNLAGILLRLSPGQVRGLILSNTPAQGSEVDVILQGNNEQNLQQASRQLLQALEEKATLARFRPDADPRQPEVQIRPDWERVATLGLTAQQIGETIQTAIEGSVPTQIQRGNRLVDVRVELNQEAIERPSQLQGLPLFTQNNQQVRLSDVARIEEGQAPGEVQRINQRQVFVIAGNLSEGASLGDALAQVNEIVKGIKLPDGVTIVPSSAQETNQQLQNSLKTMGALATFLIFVVMAVQYNSLIDPLIIMLTVPLALAGGIFGLYVTKTAIGATVIVGAVLLVGIVVNAGILMVELANQIREEEGCDRRTAILKAAPQRLRPIMMTTVTTILGLFPLALGIGEGSEFLQPLGIVVFFGMAIATLLTLFLIPCFYILLHDVLGGKWAKPVFGRLGKLRKW; this comes from the coding sequence ATGCAGCAGGTAAACCAGACTAGCGGATTTAGTATTAGCGCCATTTCAATTCGCCAGCATATAGGCACACTCATGCTCACCGTGGCGGTAATTGTTGTTGGGATATTTTTTCTAACAACCATCCAAGTTGATTTACTACCATCAATTACTTATCCGCGGATTGGTGTGCGGCTGGAAGCACCTGGTATATCACCTGAAGTGGCGGTAGATGAAATCACTAGACCTTTGGAAGAAGCTTTATCAGCTACTGAGAATGTAGTGCAAGTTTTTTCCCGTACTCGTGAGGGACAGGTTAGCCTTGATTTATTTTTCCAGCCAGGAGGCGATATCGAGCAGGCTCTAAATGATGCGACTGCTGCTTTTAACCGAGGTAGAGGACAACTGCCAGATACGATTGAAGAACCGCGTATATTTAAATTTGACCCTTCCCAACAACCAATCTACGAATTGGCGCTGACATCTTCCTCACTACAAGGTAAAGATTTGCGGGTATTTGCAGATGAGGAACTGTCTCGCGAACTCAGTGTTGTACAAGGAGTTGCTTCTGTTGATATTTCTGGTGCTGCTGAAGAAGAAGTACGAGTACTTGTTGACTTAAACCGTTTGCAAGCTTTGGGTGTTGGGTTAACTGATGTACTCAATCAACTTACAGCCAGAAACCAAGATATATCAGGTGGTCGAATTTTAGGGAAAAATTCTGAACCATTAACCCGCACAGTGGGACGGTTCAAAAACGCAGATGAAATCAGCAACCTCTCCTTTCAAGTCTCCTCATCTTCATCATCCCCCTCATCCACATCATCCACCTCATCCACATCATCCCCCTCATCTCCTCCTCGCCGCGTTTATCTACGAGACTTCGCTGAAGTCAGTGATGGTACAGAAGAACAGCGAATCTTTGTTTATTTAAACCGTCAGCCAGCGGTGAAAGTTTCAATTCAAAAGCAGCCTGATGCCAATACAATCAACGTTGTAGATGGGGTTAAGAAACGAATTGAGCAATTACGAGGTTCTGGCTTAATTGCACAGGATATGGTTTTGACTCCCACAACAGATGAATCTCGCTTCATTCGTAATTCGTTGAATGATGTGATCACCTCAGCAGTTTCTGGGGCGTTGTTAGCAGCAGTAGCTGTGCTGTTATTTTTAGGATCAATACGGCAAACATTTATTATTAGTTTGGCAATTCCGCTGTGTACTTTGGCGTCGATCGCCTTAATGAAACTATTCGGCTTGACTTTGAATGTGTTCAGTTTAGCAGGTCTTACTTTAGGAATTGGTCAAGCCATTGATACCTCAGTCGTCATTTTGGAGAACGTTGCTGAAAAAACAGCCATGACTCCCAATCAAAAGGAGATGGAGAAATTAGCAGATAAAGAAATGGGGAAAAAACCCAATTCAAAATTCTTTATCGACACTACAATTGCAGCTTCCCAAGAAGTCGAATCTGCATTAATCGCTGCCACTGCAGCCAACTTAGTTTCTGTAGTTCCATTCTTGCTCATTGGCGGCTTTATCTCACTGCTATTTAATGAGATGATTCTGACGATTGGCTTCGCAGTCGCCGCTTCTTTGGTTGTCGCTGTCACAGTCGTACCGATGCTGTGTTCTCGACTTCTGGCAATACCTTGGTCTAGTCGTATCAGAGAGTTTTGGCTACTGCGCCAGTTTAATCACCGTTTTGAAGATGCAACAATCTTATACGGTAAGTTGTTAAAGAACGTTATACGTTATCGGATAATAGCCGTCACTATCGTTTTTCTGATTTTAGGCGGCGGCACCTTATTCATGGCAGGTCAAATTTCTCAAGAAATCTTACCACGCATCAATACAGGACAAGCCAATTTAAGAGTGCAGTTTCCTCCAGGTACACCTTTAGCAACTTCTCAGAAAGTTATGCAGGCTGTGGATGATATCTTGATGAAGCAGCCAGAAACTGACTATGTTTTCTCAACCGTAGGTGGTTTTCTCTTTGGTAGCAACACAACAGAAAATCCTTTGCGCGCCAGCAGCACTATCAATCTCAAACCAGATAAGGATGTTGAAAAATTTGTCCAAAAGGTTACTCGGGAATTTAACAAACTCAATTTAGCAGGAATTTTGCTGCGCTTGAGTCCTGGTCAGGTACGCGGTTTAATCTTGAGTAATACCCCAGCGCAAGGTTCAGAAGTTGATGTTATTCTGCAAGGTAACAATGAACAAAACTTACAGCAAGCAAGTAGGCAACTGCTGCAAGCTTTAGAAGAAAAGGCTACACTCGCTAGATTTCGACCAGATGCTGATCCGCGTCAACCAGAAGTACAAATTCGTCCTGACTGGGAAAGAGTTGCAACTTTGGGACTAACAGCGCAACAAATTGGTGAAACAATTCAAACTGCTATTGAAGGTTCAGTTCCCACGCAAATTCAACGCGGTAACCGCCTAGTTGATGTGCGTGTAGAGTTAAATCAAGAAGCAATTGAGCGTCCTTCTCAGTTACAAGGATTACCGCTATTTACACAAAATAACCAACAAGTCCGCCTTTCGGACGTTGCGCGTATTGAAGAAGGTCAAGCACCAGGAGAGGTTCAGCGAATTAACCAACGTCAAGTTTTTGTGATTGCAGGGAACTTAAGCGAGGGAGCTAGTTTGGGTGACGCGCTTGCACAAGTAAACGAAATAGTCAAGGGTATTAAGTTGCCTGATGGCGTTACAATTGTACCAAGTTCCGCACAGGAAACGAATCAGCAGTTACAAAACTCATTGAAAACTATGGGTGCGCTAGCGACGTTCTTAATTTTCGTCGTCATGGCTGTGCAATACAACTCGCTGATTGACCCTTTAATCATTATGTTGACTGTACCACTCGCTTTAGCTGGAGGGATTTTTGGACTTTACGTCACTAAAACAGCCATTGGTGCAACGGTGATAGTCGGTGCGGTGCTGTTGGTGGGTATTGTGGTGAACGCGGGAATTCTCATGGTAGAACTGGCAAACCAAATTCGTGAGGAGGAAGGTTGCGATCGCCGCACTGCCATTCTCAAAGCTGCCCCTCAACGTTTGCGTCCGATTATGATGACCACAGTCACGACTATCTTGGGGCTGTTCCCCTTAGCTTTGGGTATTGGCGAAGGTTCGGAGTTTTTGCAGCCATTGGGGATTGTTGTGTTTTTTGGGATGGCGATCGCCACATTGCTGACGCTGTTTCTCATCCCCTGTTTTTACATTCTGCTGCACGATGTACTGGGTGGGAAATGGGCAAAGCCGGTGTTCGGTAGGCTGGGTAAGTTGAGGAAATGGTGA
- the rplS gene encoding 50S ribosomal protein L19: MNTQEIIRSIEAEQLKSNLPEIFVGDTVKVGVKIKEGDKYRIQPYEGVVIGKRNGGINQTITVRRVFQGVGVERVFLVHSPRIDNIKVLRRGKVRRAKLYYLRKRVGKATRIKQRFDRAL; encoded by the coding sequence ATGAATACTCAAGAGATCATCCGCTCAATTGAAGCGGAACAACTAAAATCTAATTTGCCTGAAATATTTGTAGGCGATACTGTCAAAGTCGGAGTCAAAATTAAGGAAGGCGACAAATACCGCATACAACCCTATGAAGGAGTCGTGATTGGTAAGCGCAATGGCGGTATTAATCAAACGATTACTGTTCGTCGTGTTTTCCAAGGTGTGGGAGTTGAACGAGTGTTCCTTGTGCATTCTCCTCGCATAGACAACATCAAAGTCTTGCGTCGTGGTAAGGTAAGGCGTGCTAAACTTTATTATCTGCGTAAGCGTGTTGGTAAAGCTACCCGAATCAAGCAGCGTTTTGACCGCGCTTTATAA
- the rplK gene encoding 50S ribosomal protein L11: protein MAKKIVAVIKLALNAGKANPAPPVGPALGQHGVNIMMFCKEYNAKTSDQVGTVIPVEISVFEDRSFTFVLKTPPASVLITKAAKIDKGSSEPNKRKVGSITREQLRQIAQTKLPDLNANDVEAAMNIIEGTAKNMGVTVTG, encoded by the coding sequence ATGGCGAAGAAAATCGTAGCGGTCATTAAATTGGCCCTAAATGCTGGTAAAGCCAACCCAGCACCGCCAGTGGGTCCCGCTTTGGGTCAACACGGCGTTAATATCATGATGTTCTGCAAGGAGTACAACGCCAAGACATCTGATCAAGTTGGAACGGTAATTCCTGTAGAAATCTCGGTGTTTGAAGACCGGAGTTTTACATTTGTCCTCAAAACTCCACCTGCATCAGTACTCATTACTAAAGCAGCAAAAATTGACAAAGGCTCCAGTGAACCTAACAAAAGAAAAGTTGGGTCAATTACTAGAGAACAATTGAGGCAAATTGCCCAAACCAAATTGCCGGATCTTAACGCTAATGATGTAGAAGCAGCGATGAACATCATCGAAGGCACTGCAAAAAACATGGGCGTAACAGTTACAGGTTAG
- the rplL gene encoding 50S ribosomal protein L7/L12, with protein sequence MSTATDEILEKLKTLSLLEASELVKQIEEAFGVSAAAPVGGFMAAPGGGAPAAAEPVEEQTEFNVILESVPADKKIAVLKIVRELTGLGLKEAKDLVESAPKPVKEAIAKEAAEQAKKQLEDAGGKATVK encoded by the coding sequence ATGTCTACTGCAACTGATGAAATTTTGGAAAAACTAAAAACCTTGAGCTTGCTGGAAGCATCTGAATTGGTGAAGCAAATTGAAGAAGCCTTTGGCGTCAGTGCTGCAGCACCAGTTGGAGGCTTTATGGCTGCTCCCGGTGGTGGTGCACCTGCTGCTGCTGAACCAGTAGAAGAGCAAACCGAGTTTAACGTCATTCTCGAATCAGTCCCAGCTGATAAGAAGATTGCTGTACTCAAGATTGTACGGGAATTGACAGGCTTGGGTCTCAAAGAAGCCAAAGACTTGGTAGAATCTGCGCCTAAACCAGTTAAGGAAGCGATCGCCAAGGAAGCTGCTGAACAAGCTAAGAAGCAGTTGGAAGATGCTGGCGGTAAGGCAACTGTCAAGTAG
- the map gene encoding type I methionyl aminopeptidase, with protein sequence MNILDNLFTQPVTQRQSRGISVKSQREIEIMRQAASIVATVLKEISQIVQPGMTTGDLDAYAEKRIREMDAAPSFKGYHGFPGSICASINHEAVHGIPSCKRMIRSGDVLKVDTAACYQNFHGDSCITIAVGKVPPKTEKFIQVAEEALYKGIEQVKAGAYLMDIAGAVQDYVEAHGLSVLENYTGHGIGRNMHEEPSVFNFRTREMPNVKLRAGMTLTIEPIVTAGSKVTRTLSDRWTVVTLDKSLAAQFEHTLLVTDNGYEILTDRTKV encoded by the coding sequence ATGAATATCCTTGATAACCTCTTCACCCAGCCCGTTACTCAACGGCAAAGTCGTGGTATCAGCGTCAAGTCTCAACGTGAAATTGAAATTATGCGTCAAGCAGCTTCGATTGTTGCAACTGTGCTCAAAGAGATTTCTCAAATAGTGCAACCTGGGATGACGACTGGTGACTTAGATGCTTACGCAGAGAAACGCATCCGAGAAATGGACGCAGCACCCAGTTTCAAGGGATACCACGGCTTTCCTGGCTCTATCTGCGCTTCGATTAATCATGAAGCCGTGCATGGCATCCCCAGTTGTAAGCGGATGATTCGTTCTGGAGATGTTTTGAAGGTTGACACAGCAGCTTGTTATCAGAACTTTCACGGTGATTCTTGTATCACTATTGCCGTGGGTAAGGTGCCCCCAAAGACAGAAAAGTTCATTCAGGTTGCCGAAGAGGCACTCTACAAGGGAATTGAACAAGTCAAAGCAGGAGCGTATCTGATGGATATTGCGGGCGCTGTTCAAGACTATGTAGAGGCACATGGCTTGAGTGTTCTTGAAAACTACACTGGGCACGGGATTGGTCGCAACATGCACGAAGAACCTTCAGTGTTCAACTTTCGTACTCGTGAAATGCCAAATGTGAAACTCCGAGCTGGAATGACATTGACAATCGAACCCATTGTGACTGCTGGTTCTAAAGTGACCCGTACTCTATCAGACCGTTGGACTGTAGTCACATTAGACAAATCTTTAGCTGCTCAGTTTGAACATACATTGCTTGTGACTGACAATGGATACGAAATCTTAACTGACCGTACAAAGGTTTAG
- a CDS encoding carboxymuconolactone decarboxylase family protein, whose amino-acid sequence MTVQRIDLKTVEPAAYKAMFELEKYLAASRLSKTLVELIKIRASQINGCAFCIDMHTKDARHHGESEQRIYALNAWHETQFFTPEERAVLALTEAVTMITKNHVPNDVYEEVSHYFDANQIAQILMAIVAINGWNRIAIATQMIPGSYQIQKSA is encoded by the coding sequence ATGACGGTGCAAAGAATTGACCTAAAAACCGTTGAGCCTGCTGCCTATAAAGCAATGTTTGAGCTAGAGAAGTATCTTGCAGCAAGCAGGCTTAGTAAAACCTTGGTGGAATTGATCAAAATCCGGGCGTCTCAAATCAATGGTTGTGCCTTTTGCATCGATATGCACACGAAAGACGCTAGACATCACGGCGAAAGCGAGCAACGGATTTATGCGTTGAATGCTTGGCACGAAACTCAATTTTTCACGCCTGAAGAACGAGCCGTGTTGGCATTAACTGAGGCTGTAACCATGATTACGAAAAACCACGTTCCCAATGACGTGTATGAGGAAGTCAGTCATTATTTTGATGCCAACCAAATTGCACAAATCCTCATGGCAATTGTTGCGATCAATGGATGGAATCGAATAGCGATCGCCACACAGATGATTCCAGGTAGCTATCAGATACAAAAATCAGCCTAG
- the secE gene encoding preprotein translocase subunit SecE, which yields MTKKNEAEITESSNGSGVTNFVNGIKEEFDKVVWPSRKQLVSESAAVLLMVTLSASLIFLVDRLFTWAAQQVFG from the coding sequence GTGACTAAAAAAAACGAAGCAGAAATAACAGAGTCAAGCAATGGGTCTGGCGTAACGAACTTTGTAAATGGGATAAAAGAAGAGTTCGACAAAGTGGTTTGGCCCAGTCGCAAGCAGCTAGTGAGTGAATCAGCGGCTGTACTGTTAATGGTCACTCTCTCCGCATCTCTGATATTTTTGGTAGATAGATTATTTACTTGGGCAGCACAACAGGTGTTCGGATGA
- the rplA gene encoding 50S ribosomal protein L1, with protein sequence MAKKLSRRMQALLGKVEERDYTPIEALSLLKETATAKFPEAAEAHIRLGIDPKYTDQQLRTTVVLPKGTGQTVRVAVIARGEKVTEATNAGADVVGSEELIDEIQKGRMDFDKLIATPDIMPQVAKLGKLLGPRGLMPSPKGGTVTFDLGGAIAEFKAGKLEFRADRTGIVHVMFGKVSFSPEDLLVNLKALQETIDRNRPSGAKGRYWRTVYVSATMGPSISVDINALRDLKLTEAA encoded by the coding sequence ATGGCAAAAAAACTATCACGCCGAATGCAGGCGTTACTAGGAAAAGTTGAAGAGAGGGATTATACACCCATAGAGGCGTTATCCCTTCTTAAAGAAACAGCAACAGCAAAGTTTCCCGAAGCTGCAGAAGCGCATATCCGCTTAGGCATTGATCCAAAATATACTGATCAACAGCTGCGAACAACAGTCGTACTGCCCAAAGGAACAGGACAAACAGTGCGAGTAGCAGTGATTGCAAGAGGGGAAAAGGTCACAGAAGCAACCAATGCGGGTGCTGATGTTGTTGGTTCAGAAGAACTAATTGACGAAATTCAAAAAGGTAGAATGGACTTTGACAAGCTTATTGCCACACCTGATATTATGCCTCAGGTAGCGAAGCTTGGTAAGTTACTTGGTCCGCGTGGTTTGATGCCGTCACCAAAAGGTGGCACAGTAACATTTGACTTAGGCGGTGCGATCGCAGAATTCAAAGCAGGTAAATTAGAGTTCCGAGCTGACCGGACTGGCATTGTCCATGTTATGTTTGGTAAGGTGTCGTTCTCACCAGAAGATTTACTAGTAAACTTGAAGGCGTTGCAAGAAACAATCGACCGTAACCGTCCTTCAGGAGCTAAAGGTCGTTACTGGCGCACAGTGTATGTCTCTGCCACAATGGGGCCATCAATTAGCGTAGATATTAACGCCTTACGCGATTTGAAACTCACAGAAGCAGCATAA
- the nusG gene encoding transcription termination/antitermination protein NusG has protein sequence MSFATDGDYNATLQSEDAADTASEASHEARWYAVQVASGCEKRVKTNLEQRIQTFDLSEKILQVEIPHTPAVKIRKDGSRQHTEEKVFPGYVLVRMMMDDDSWQVVRNTTHVINFVGAEQKRGTGKGRGHVKPMPLGHTEVERIFKQTSEQEPVVKIDMATGDKIVVLSGPFKDFEGEVIEVSPERSKLKALLSIFGRETPVELEFNQVQKQS, from the coding sequence ATGAGTTTTGCAACAGACGGAGATTACAATGCGACGCTGCAGTCAGAGGATGCCGCAGATACAGCGTCAGAAGCTTCTCACGAAGCCCGCTGGTATGCAGTGCAAGTAGCCTCTGGCTGTGAGAAGCGTGTCAAGACAAACTTAGAGCAGCGGATTCAGACCTTCGATTTGTCTGAGAAAATCCTTCAAGTGGAAATTCCACACACACCAGCCGTAAAAATCCGTAAAGACGGTAGTCGCCAGCATACGGAAGAGAAAGTTTTCCCGGGCTATGTGCTGGTAAGGATGATGATGGACGATGATAGCTGGCAGGTAGTAAGAAATACTACTCATGTGATAAATTTCGTGGGAGCAGAACAAAAGCGTGGCACTGGCAAAGGTCGCGGTCACGTAAAACCAATGCCCCTAGGTCATACAGAAGTAGAAAGAATCTTCAAACAGACCAGCGAACAAGAGCCAGTCGTCAAGATTGACATGGCTACAGGTGATAAGATAGTCGTGCTTTCTGGTCCGTTTAAAGACTTTGAAGGTGAGGTAATTGAAGTCAGTCCAGAACGGAGTAAACTAAAAGCCTTGCTTTCGATTTTTGGACGGGAAACACCAGTAGAATTGGAATTTAATCAGGTTCAAAAACAGAGCTAA
- a CDS encoding ribbon-helix-helix domain-containing protein — MGGKTLLSGVTTYISPELKAELEAWAQEEERSISWLLAKLIENKLQERRQKVSQALIAGNQD, encoded by the coding sequence ATGGGCGGCAAAACTCTATTGTCTGGTGTAACAACCTACATTTCCCCGGAACTGAAAGCAGAGTTAGAGGCATGGGCACAAGAGGAAGAACGCTCTATTTCCTGGCTTCTTGCCAAACTGATTGAAAATAAACTTCAGGAACGACGACAAAAAGTATCACAAGCGTTGATTGCGGGCAACCAGGATTAG
- the rplJ gene encoding 50S ribosomal protein L10, whose product MPRTIEDKKAIVTELKETLSQSQLALVIDYQGLTVAEITDLRRRLRPSGTVCKVTKNTLMGIAIKDDEKWQVLSELLKGSSAFLLVKDDFSAAIKAYQDFQKASKKTEIRGGVMEGRLLQEPDVKALGDLPSKEQLMAQIAGAINALATKIAVGINEVPGSLARALQAVADQEKGGESESASDADQEKGGESEESAS is encoded by the coding sequence ATGCCTAGAACGATAGAAGACAAAAAAGCAATAGTTACTGAACTCAAAGAAACTTTGAGTCAGTCTCAACTAGCACTGGTGATTGACTACCAAGGACTAACAGTTGCTGAAATCACAGACCTGCGGCGACGCCTGCGTCCCTCTGGTACTGTTTGTAAGGTGACTAAAAACACCCTGATGGGCATTGCCATTAAAGACGACGAAAAATGGCAAGTGTTGTCAGAATTGCTCAAAGGCTCTTCTGCCTTTTTGTTGGTTAAAGACGATTTCTCTGCAGCAATTAAGGCTTACCAAGATTTCCAAAAAGCCAGCAAGAAAACAGAAATTCGCGGCGGCGTTATGGAAGGTCGCCTGCTGCAAGAGCCTGATGTCAAAGCTCTAGGAGATTTGCCATCCAAAGAACAACTCATGGCACAAATTGCCGGAGCGATCAACGCCTTGGCTACCAAGATTGCTGTGGGTATCAACGAGGTTCCCGGTTCGCTGGCTCGTGCCTTGCAGGCTGTCGCTGATCAGGAAAAAGGCGGCGAATCTGAAAGCGCTTCTGACGCTGATCAGGAAAAAGGCGGCGAATCTGAAGAAAGTGCTTCCTAG
- a CDS encoding formylglycine-generating enzyme family protein: MTPKELGDSLDEIEKQLQPVSFLSTTREPKSIQKKVGKAIETKNTLQNKQYDLNAEKNKELTAQLKLKPSLRKYRFEYAEVELKSSRLFGFVKKPIINARRKEASYFVEDLGGGVELEMIAIANGNFFMGSSEQINASSSEYPQHPVSVNSFFIGKYPITQKQWKAVACLPQINRPLVVDCSKFKGDSYPVEQVCWDDAVEFCDRLSQKTDRYYRLPSEAEWEYACRAGTKTLFYFGDIITPDLANYKDCEDLKFSRGVFPNQTTPVDNFKFANTFGLYDMHGLVWEWCMDHWHNSYNKAPNDGTAWLNDRDSQLRVIRGGSWADPPGNCRSASRKKARIDEQGTYLGFRVVFS, translated from the coding sequence GTGACTCCCAAGGAGCTTGGTGATAGCTTAGATGAAATTGAAAAGCAACTTCAACCTGTATCGTTTCTATCTACAACCCGTGAGCCTAAAAGCATACAGAAAAAAGTAGGAAAAGCTATTGAAACTAAAAACACCTTACAAAACAAACAATATGATTTAAATGCGGAAAAAAACAAAGAACTCACAGCGCAACTTAAGCTCAAGCCCAGTCTTCGGAAGTATCGGTTTGAATATGCAGAAGTCGAACTTAAGTCCTCTAGACTATTCGGATTCGTAAAAAAACCAATCATCAACGCTCGTCGCAAGGAGGCTAGCTATTTTGTTGAAGATTTGGGTGGTGGAGTGGAATTGGAGATGATCGCCATTGCTAATGGAAATTTTTTTATGGGATCATCTGAACAAATAAATGCAAGTAGCTCAGAATATCCTCAACATCCGGTATCTGTTAATTCCTTTTTTATAGGGAAATATCCCATTACTCAAAAACAATGGAAAGCTGTAGCCTGCTTACCACAGATCAATCGCCCCTTGGTAGTTGATTGTTCTAAATTCAAGGGAGACAGCTATCCTGTAGAACAAGTTTGCTGGGACGATGCTGTTGAATTCTGCGATCGCCTTTCCCAAAAGACAGATCGCTACTACCGATTACCCAGTGAAGCTGAATGGGAATATGCCTGTCGTGCTGGGACTAAAACTTTATTTTACTTTGGAGATATTATTACTCCTGATTTAGCGAACTATAAAGATTGTGAAGATCTTAAATTTTCAAGAGGAGTTTTTCCTAATCAAACTACTCCTGTTGATAACTTCAAGTTTGCAAACACATTCGGATTATATGATATGCATGGGTTAGTTTGGGAGTGGTGCATGGATCACTGGCATAATAGCTATAACAAAGCGCCCAATGATGGTACGGCATGGCTCAATGATAGAGATAGCCAACTTCGTGTAATTAGAGGAGGTTCTTGGGCTGATCCTCCAGGAAATTGTCGTTCAGCATCTCGCAAAAAGGCTCGAATTGATGAACAAGGAACTTACCTCGGCTTTCGAGTAGTTTTTTCTTAA
- a CDS encoding RNA polymerase sigma-70 factor: MNRLEEFNQHRPFLFSIAYRMLGSVVDAEDMVQETFLRWQQVAEDTVQSAKAYLSSIITRLCIDHLRSARVQREQYVGPWLPEPILTEQMPDPAKTVELVDTLSTAFLVLLETLSPLERAVFLLREVFDYDYDEIGQIVDKSPTNCRQIVRRAKQHLTSRRPRFEVSLHSREQMTEKFLQACNVGDLQGLIGLLAEDITLWSDGGGQVTAALKPLHGSVKVAKFLLAIRSKKLANYVSRIAKVNDQPGIINYIGVRVGATLQYHFHSVMTFDFKDERIQSVFIVVNPDKLKQLADSNIKCQLAQPH, translated from the coding sequence ATGAATCGGCTAGAGGAGTTCAACCAACATCGTCCTTTCCTGTTCTCAATTGCCTACCGAATGCTGGGCAGTGTGGTTGATGCAGAAGATATGGTGCAAGAAACTTTTCTGCGATGGCAGCAAGTGGCAGAAGACACCGTACAATCTGCCAAAGCGTATCTCTCCAGCATTATCACACGACTCTGCATCGACCACCTGCGTTCTGCCCGTGTCCAACGAGAGCAATATGTGGGACCTTGGCTTCCAGAACCCATTCTTACCGAACAGATGCCAGATCCAGCAAAGACAGTCGAATTGGTAGATACTCTCTCAACCGCTTTTCTCGTATTACTAGAAACGCTCTCGCCCTTGGAACGGGCAGTTTTTTTGCTGCGGGAAGTGTTTGATTATGACTATGACGAAATTGGACAAATTGTAGATAAAAGTCCAACGAACTGTCGGCAAATTGTGCGACGAGCAAAGCAGCATTTAACATCTAGGCGACCTCGTTTTGAAGTTTCATTACACAGCCGAGAACAGATGACCGAGAAATTCCTGCAAGCTTGCAATGTCGGAGACTTGCAAGGATTGATTGGTTTGCTAGCAGAAGACATTACCCTTTGGTCAGATGGTGGTGGTCAGGTGACAGCCGCATTGAAGCCACTACATGGAAGTGTTAAGGTTGCTAAATTCTTGCTGGCAATTCGGAGCAAGAAACTTGCAAATTATGTGTCTCGAATTGCTAAGGTTAATGACCAACCAGGCATTATTAACTATATTGGCGTTCGCGTAGGGGCTACTTTGCAGTATCATTTTCACAGTGTTATGACATTTGATTTTAAGGATGAGCGGATTCAATCTGTTTTTATTGTTGTGAATCCAGACAAACTCAAACAATTGGCTGACTCAAATATCAAATGTCAATTAGCACAGCCTCACTGA